Genomic window (Pseudanabaena sp. FACHB-2040):
ACCGAACAAAAGCAGGCAGAAGAACTGCTCAACAGCCTGATGATCAAAACAGGCGCAGTAGCAGGCCAAGACTTTTTTCCAGTCTTAGCTCAACAGCTGGCCACAGCGCTAGCGGTGCCCTATGTGGTGATCACTGAGTATCGCCAGGGAATGCTGCGGACATTGGCGGCCTGGATAGACGAGCATCTTCACCCCAACCTGTCTTACCCCCTAGAGCAAACGCCTTGCGAAATCGTTATGAAGGAGGGGTACTACTACTGCCCTGAGCACGTCAGTCGGCAGTTTCCCTATGCCCCTTTTCTAGCAGAGTGGCAGTCTCTTGCTTATATGGGAGTTGCCTTGCAGGACAATCGGGGGCAGTCTATGGGCCATCTGTGCATTTTGTCTCGCCACCCACTACCCCAGCCCGAGTATTGCGAAGCACTGCTGCGCCTCTTTGCCATCCGAGCCGTGACCGAGCTGCAGCGCCAGCGGGTAGAGATTGCCCTACAGCAGCTCAACACTGGGCTAGAAGCGCGGGTGCAGCAGCGCACAGCTCAGCTAGAAGCCGTTAATCGAGAACTTGAGTCGTTTTCCTACTCGGTATCTCACGATCTGCGGGCACCGCTGCGGCACATTCGGGGCTTTATCGATATGCTCAGTGAGCACCTGCAACCCACCGCTGCCGACCCCACCACGGCCCACTACCTAAACACCATCCAAAATAGCGCCCACAAGATGGACCAGCTGATTGAAGGACTGCTAGCCCTCTCACGGGTGGGTCGCCGCCAGCTTAAGCGCCAGCCCATTGAGCTTAATGGGCTGGTAGACAGTGCGATCGCACTGCTCTCTCCCCCCAATACAGCTGCTGCTAATGCCGTCTTTAGCGTCGCTAAACTGCCTGTGGTTGAAGGCGATCCGAGCCTACTGCAGCAAGTCTTTAGCAACCTGATTGACAACGCGCTCAAGTTTAGCCAGCACCGCCAGCCCGCCAGAATCGAAATTGGCGTCTTGCCCGATCAAACCCTCTACGTGCGAGACAACGGGGTTGGCTTTGCCATGGATCAGGCCGATCGGCTCTTTAGCCCCTTTCAGCAGCTCCATAGCCGAGGAAAGTTTGGCGGTATGGGCCTGGGCCTAGCGGTTGTGCAGCGAATTATTCAGCGGCATGGCGGTGAGATCTGGGCTGAGAGCCAGCCAGAGCAGGGCACTACCTTCTTCTTCAAACTCCCTGAAACTATCGCGCCAGAGTAGAGCCAGACAGACTCAAAGCGCTAAAGAAGTTCACAAATCTCGAATTCTGACCGACACAGCTGAATTTAGCCAAAAACCAACCTTTGGGAATTTGTAGAAGCTTGCAACATTTTCTATGTTTAATTCATCGTGTCCAAGGGTTTTCTAAAGTAGAACGATCGGCCATCTTTTAAGACAGCATGGCCCAGCTGCCTCGCCTGCTCCGCTCTCCCTGCAGATCCCCCCATCTTGCATAGGCATCATTCAATGAATCGGCTTAATTCTGCGCTGTACCCTGCTGAAGGGAACCCTTGCCCTTTTCAGAGCCCATCTTCTCTGCATCTGCTGATTGTTGAAGATGCCCCTGAAGATGTAGAGCTAGTCGTACACGTTCTCAAAACCGCTGATATTCAATTCACCTTTGACGTAGCCGATACCCTTGAGGGCTGTCGGATCTGCCTGGCCGATCATCGCTATGACGCTGTTTTAGCCGATTATCGGCTGCCGTCATTGCAGGCTCCTCAAGTGCTGGACTTGCTGCTGCAGTCTTACCAAGATCTGCCCTTTATTTTAGTGACCGGCAGCTTGGGCGAAGAAGCAGCGGTAGACTGCATCAAGGCGGGCATGACCGACTATGTTCTAAAAGATCGCTTATTTCGCCTGCCCACTGTGCTGCAGCGGGCTTTGGCTGAGTGGGCGCTGCGACAACAGCAAAAGCAGGCCCTCAGTCGCCTTGAACAAAATGCTTGGCGAGAGTCGATCCTTAACCGCATCGTCAAGGCCATGCGGGAAACCCTGCTCCTCGACGAGGTGCTGCAAAGCACCGCCGACCAGCTACAGCAGGCGCTTGCCGTTAGTCAGTGCCTGATTTTGCGGCCCCACGAGCAGCAGATGCAGGTTCAGTACCTCAGTCAAAGACTGGCTCAAGGAGATGACTTGCCTCCTGCCCTGCCCGATCAGCTTGGTTTGCAACCTAGGCCAGACCCATTCCATATCCTGCTGTTTGCTGAGGCTCCCTTAACGCTGCAAATCCTGGATGATGAGTCTCCGCAATGGCACAAAGCATTTAGGGCGGCGGGGGTGCGATCGCTCATTGGGGTGCCGCTGGTGTATCAGCAGCGCTATCTGGGAGCTATTTGTCTGCAGCAGACAGACCATCAGCGTCAATGGTCTGAATCGGAGATTATGCTGGTACAGGCTGTGGCCGATCAGTGCGCCATTGCCATTCATCAGGCGGAGCTCTATCAGCAGGCCCAGATTGAGCTGGAGCAGCGACGACGAGCCGAAGCCCAACT
Coding sequences:
- a CDS encoding ATP-binding protein, with amino-acid sequence MEFSASYRHFPGYVLVLDQQGQILDASQDWLNQLRYPPEQVLGRVWTERVAEFDRPQAEALLHRCGQGELVRSQPLCFITATGATLAVTVCANLQPQPAEVSFLLLLTAVDVPTADQVLQAFDDPFRRLVENIPQVFWVHDPVTHSTLYLSPAYETIWGRPCQEVYDNTLTFSESVHPEDRDRVRTALQAEWEESKPFNQEYRIIRPDGEIRWIRDRAFLSSNESQEIDRIFGLAADITEQKQAEELLNSLMIKTGAVAGQDFFPVLAQQLATALAVPYVVITEYRQGMLRTLAAWIDEHLHPNLSYPLEQTPCEIVMKEGYYYCPEHVSRQFPYAPFLAEWQSLAYMGVALQDNRGQSMGHLCILSRHPLPQPEYCEALLRLFAIRAVTELQRQRVEIALQQLNTGLEARVQQRTAQLEAVNRELESFSYSVSHDLRAPLRHIRGFIDMLSEHLQPTAADPTTAHYLNTIQNSAHKMDQLIEGLLALSRVGRRQLKRQPIELNGLVDSAIALLSPPNTAAANAVFSVAKLPVVEGDPSLLQQVFSNLIDNALKFSQHRQPARIEIGVLPDQTLYVRDNGVGFAMDQADRLFSPFQQLHSRGKFGGMGLGLAVVQRIIQRHGGEIWAESQPEQGTTFFFKLPETIAPE